One window from the genome of Deinococcus sp. NW-56 encodes:
- a CDS encoding 4-(cytidine 5'-diphospho)-2-C-methyl-D-erythritol kinase, whose amino-acid sequence MTAPSPAAPSTYLAPAKVNLGLSVRGLRQGGYHELHTVMVPLGVGDELEIAPAPGLTLRVEGATGLPADERNLVYRAARAYLDAAGMPGGAAITLRKTLPLASGLGGGSSDAATTLMALARLYPAGVRLPELALSLGADVPFFLLGQAALAEGVGEVLTPLPVPHVPLVLVNPGVEVSARDAYAWLDEEDEFTRALDVEGILTGLAGSGPIPYFNALQGPVAARHAPIREALAALASAGLRSPLMSGSGATCFALAPDDDAAHAAAAALRARHPEWWVVATRTL is encoded by the coding sequence ATGACCGCCCCCTCCCCTGCTGCCCCATCCACCTACCTCGCCCCCGCCAAAGTCAACCTCGGCCTCAGCGTGCGCGGGCTGCGGCAGGGGGGGTACCACGAGCTGCACACGGTCATGGTGCCGCTGGGGGTGGGCGACGAGCTGGAGATCGCGCCCGCGCCGGGGCTGACCCTGCGGGTGGAAGGGGCCACCGGGCTGCCCGCGGACGAGCGCAACCTCGTCTACCGGGCGGCGCGGGCCTATCTGGACGCCGCCGGAATGCCGGGCGGCGCGGCGATCACCCTGCGCAAGACGCTGCCGCTGGCCTCCGGGCTGGGCGGGGGCAGCAGCGACGCGGCGACCACCCTGATGGCGCTCGCGCGGCTCTACCCAGCGGGGGTGCGGCTGCCGGAGCTGGCCCTCTCGCTGGGGGCGGACGTGCCCTTCTTCCTGCTGGGGCAGGCCGCGCTCGCCGAGGGGGTGGGCGAGGTCCTCACGCCGCTTCCCGTTCCGCACGTGCCGCTGGTCCTCGTCAACCCCGGCGTGGAGGTCAGCGCCCGCGACGCCTACGCCTGGCTGGACGAGGAGGACGAGTTCACCCGCGCCCTTGACGTGGAAGGCATCCTGACCGGGTTGGCGGGGAGCGGCCCGATTCCGTACTTCAACGCCCTGCAAGGCCCCGTGGCCGCCCGTCACGCGCCCATCCGGGAAGCGCTCGCGGCCCTGGCCTCGGCGGGCCTGCGCTCGCCCCTGATGAGCGGCAGTGGCGCGACCTGCTTCGCCCTCGCCCCGGACGACGACGCGGCGCACGCGGCGGCGGCGGCCCTGCGGGCGCGGCATCCGGAGTGGTGGGTGGTGGCGACCCGGACGCTGTAG